The proteins below are encoded in one region of Vogesella indigofera:
- a CDS encoding molybdopterin-dependent oxidoreductase, translated as MNTWRKSLATLALLASTAHAAAADDIILTVTQSTGQAHHFTLQQLAALPQASITTATPWTTGKHHYRGVAISTLLQQLRIAPQALKVHALNDFWARIPTTVALQYQAILATHVDGQPMNRRNKGPLWIILPLSEHPELNHEKYHNYMVWQARTIEAE; from the coding sequence ATGAACACATGGCGCAAAAGTCTTGCGACCCTGGCCCTGCTGGCGAGCACCGCACATGCCGCGGCGGCCGACGACATCATCCTGACCGTGACCCAGAGCACCGGGCAAGCACACCATTTCACCCTGCAACAGCTTGCCGCGCTGCCGCAAGCCAGCATCACCACCGCCACGCCGTGGACCACCGGCAAGCACCACTACCGGGGCGTTGCGATCAGCACCCTGCTCCAGCAGCTGCGGATCGCACCGCAAGCGCTCAAGGTTCACGCGCTGAATGACTTCTGGGCCAGGATACCCACCACCGTGGCGCTGCAATACCAGGCCATCCTGGCCACCCACGTCGATGGTCAGCCGATGAACCGCCGCAACAAGGGCCCGCTGTGGATCATCCTGCCGTTGAGCGAGCACCCCGAGCTCAACCACGAGAAATACCACAACTACATGGTGTGGCAAGCCAGAACCATAGAAGCCGAATGA
- a CDS encoding methyl-accepting chemotaxis protein, which translates to MGKLKLAQRLALGFGAVITLLVLGSAFTLFRLGGIQERVSELVEYRIPVIQNSRSLSAALLSVTNAARTILLESDDKLVEEKLDILKKSAAKAQLEFKEMQTLAKDPKEVELVGKIDKSMKEFNVLVDKLLPMIVRQKWDASIIVSEKLEPQERLLSMQLDKLIAYHTQVMEEQKASTTSTLKETMLAAIIAIIASVGASIMVALLIARSLTRQIGGEPDYAAEVMKEIAHGNLGVSVKISKGDSSSLLYNLSRMTSELNGALRTVERSVQESSAASDELRNTMQRLVSRSEEQNRAADEMASVIQQMAVGVQELHHSAGSAESAARTASGDARQGVEVIQGAVREMDAISTLIKSTAGSIHELGRQSQTIDNIVSVIRDVADQTNLLALNAAIEAARAGEQGRGFAVVADEVRKLAERTTKATGEIAEMIGAIRVSSQQAVEAMNQSVERAHTSAAQGQRAGESIVAIQSGTETVGQSVLSIASSLSDQARSGEQVSREVQRITAIAQRNREAADEAVSAAARMSELTEEIRQSFSRFHTA; encoded by the coding sequence ATGGGGAAACTAAAACTGGCACAGCGCCTGGCGCTGGGGTTTGGTGCCGTCATCACCCTGCTGGTGCTCGGCTCGGCCTTTACCCTGTTCCGCCTCGGCGGTATTCAGGAACGGGTATCGGAACTGGTGGAATACCGCATCCCGGTGATCCAGAACTCCCGCTCGCTGAGTGCGGCCCTGCTGTCGGTCACCAACGCGGCACGCACCATCCTGCTGGAAAGCGATGACAAGCTGGTCGAGGAAAAGCTCGACATCCTGAAGAAATCGGCAGCCAAGGCGCAGCTGGAATTCAAGGAAATGCAGACGCTGGCCAAGGACCCGAAAGAGGTGGAACTGGTCGGCAAGATCGACAAGTCGATGAAGGAATTCAACGTCCTGGTCGACAAGCTGCTGCCGATGATCGTGCGCCAGAAATGGGACGCCTCAATCATCGTCTCGGAAAAGCTGGAACCGCAGGAACGCCTGCTCAGCATGCAGCTGGACAAACTTATCGCCTACCACACCCAGGTGATGGAAGAGCAGAAGGCGTCCACCACCAGCACGCTGAAGGAAACCATGCTGGCGGCGATCATCGCCATCATTGCCAGCGTCGGCGCCAGCATCATGGTGGCGCTGTTGATCGCCCGCTCGCTGACGCGCCAGATTGGCGGCGAACCGGATTACGCCGCGGAAGTGATGAAGGAAATCGCGCACGGCAACCTCGGCGTCAGCGTCAAGATCAGCAAGGGCGACAGCAGCTCGCTGCTGTACAACCTGTCGCGCATGACCAGCGAACTGAACGGCGCCTTGCGCACCGTCGAGCGTAGCGTGCAGGAAAGCAGCGCCGCCTCGGACGAGCTGCGCAACACCATGCAGCGCCTGGTCAGCCGCTCCGAAGAACAGAACCGTGCCGCAGACGAAATGGCCAGCGTGATCCAGCAGATGGCCGTCGGCGTGCAGGAACTGCACCACAGCGCCGGCAGTGCCGAAAGCGCGGCCCGCACCGCCAGCGGAGATGCCCGCCAGGGCGTGGAAGTGATTCAGGGCGCGGTACGCGAAATGGACGCCATCAGCACCCTGATCAAGTCCACCGCCGGCAGCATCCACGAGCTGGGTCGCCAGTCGCAGACTATCGACAACATCGTGTCGGTCATCCGCGACGTCGCCGACCAGACCAACCTGCTGGCACTGAACGCCGCCATCGAAGCCGCCCGCGCCGGCGAACAGGGCCGCGGCTTTGCCGTGGTCGCCGACGAGGTGCGCAAGCTGGCTGAGCGCACCACCAAGGCCACCGGCGAAATTGCCGAGATGATCGGTGCCATCCGCGTCAGCTCGCAACAGGCGGTGGAAGCGATGAACCAGTCGGTGGAACGCGCCCACACCAGCGCGGCACAGGGCCAACGCGCCGGCGAATCGATCGTCGCGATCCAGAGTGGCACCGAGACCGTCGGCCAGAGCGTGCTGTCGATCGCCAGCTCGCTGTCCGACCAGGCCCGCTCCGGCGAGCAGGTGTCACGCGAAGTGCAGCGCATTACCGCCATCGCCCAGCGCAACCGCGAAGCCGCCGACGAGGCCGTCTCCGCCGCCGCGCGCATGAGCGAGCTGACCGAGGAGATCCGGCAGAGCTTCAGCCGCTTCCACACCGCCTGA
- the nudC gene encoding NAD(+) diphosphatase, with product MTLHLPAVADPTLPTRWCLFDGQQVWLDAGAFPAQRPAHSSNPHFIGHNGQFNLFSAELIGAAAPQWQAHTLRQALQGLPADAVPLLARAAQLRRFEHSHRFCGACAQPLQAHQHDHGRACPSCGELYYPRLSPAMMVAVTRSREILLARSPHFSPGLYSALAGFVEPGETLEACVERETAEEVGIRIRQLQYVGSQSWPFPHSLMLAFTAEYAGGEITPQPGEIEAADWFDIDHLPPTPAGHSIAHWLIKHTVEQLRRREH from the coding sequence ATGACACTCCATTTACCCGCCGTTGCCGACCCCACCCTGCCCACCCGCTGGTGCCTGTTTGACGGCCAGCAGGTGTGGCTCGATGCCGGCGCCTTCCCCGCGCAACGCCCGGCACACAGCAGCAATCCGCACTTCATCGGCCACAACGGCCAGTTCAACCTGTTCAGCGCTGAGCTGATCGGCGCGGCAGCGCCACAGTGGCAGGCCCACACCCTGCGCCAGGCGCTGCAAGGCCTTCCTGCCGACGCGGTGCCGCTATTGGCCCGCGCCGCGCAGTTGCGGCGCTTCGAGCACAGCCACCGCTTTTGCGGCGCCTGCGCCCAACCGCTGCAAGCCCACCAGCACGATCACGGCCGCGCCTGCCCTTCCTGTGGCGAGCTGTACTACCCGCGCCTGTCGCCGGCGATGATGGTGGCGGTCACCCGCAGTCGCGAAATCCTGCTCGCTCGCAGCCCGCACTTCAGCCCCGGCCTGTACAGCGCCCTCGCCGGCTTTGTCGAGCCGGGCGAAACGCTGGAAGCCTGCGTCGAACGCGAAACGGCCGAGGAGGTCGGTATTCGCATCCGGCAGCTGCAGTATGTCGGCTCGCAATCCTGGCCCTTCCCGCACTCGCTGATGCTGGCCTTCACCGCCGAATACGCCGGCGGCGAGATCACCCCGCAGCCGGGCGAGATCGAGGCCGCCGACTGGTTCGACATCGACCACCTGCCGCCGACCCCAGCCGGACACTCCATCGCCCACTGGCTGATCAAGCACACCGTCGAGCAGCTGCGCCGCCGCGAACACTGA
- a CDS encoding ABC transporter ATP-binding protein, with amino-acid sequence MPDLAYQIERLQVRHGNDSLLDCQQLHIPAHRVSAVIAAHAPEHSLLLQALAGAHGPQQGSLFGQPLPQAGHHDARIAWLAPAATNPRQRLFDYVLQGRLPASRWLQRPSALDRDAATLALRLVVLEALAGQRLASLNPSEQQLARIACSLAQPAPLLLLDQWTAHLSVQQQLLLMQRLARLAPTGRTIVCTLPEHSPAASHAQWLVLLAGGRLLAQGSPAQLQPAENRHQPRHSAPFASPTATWPSRLAA; translated from the coding sequence ATGCCAGATCTCGCCTACCAGATTGAGCGACTACAGGTTCGCCACGGCAACGACAGCCTGCTCGATTGCCAGCAACTGCACATCCCGGCCCATCGCGTCAGCGCCGTCATTGCTGCCCACGCCCCGGAACACAGCCTGCTGCTGCAGGCGCTGGCCGGCGCACACGGCCCGCAGCAGGGCAGCCTGTTTGGCCAGCCGCTACCGCAAGCGGGCCACCACGACGCCCGCATTGCCTGGCTGGCACCAGCCGCCACCAATCCGCGGCAACGGCTATTTGATTACGTACTGCAAGGCCGCCTACCGGCCTCGCGCTGGCTGCAGCGACCGTCGGCACTGGATCGTGACGCCGCCACCCTGGCCTTGCGGCTGGTGGTGCTGGAAGCACTGGCCGGACAACGACTGGCCAGCCTGAACCCCAGCGAACAGCAACTTGCGCGCATCGCCTGCAGCCTGGCCCAGCCCGCGCCGCTACTATTACTGGATCAATGGACTGCACACCTCTCCGTGCAGCAACAACTGCTGCTGATGCAGCGACTGGCACGGCTGGCGCCGACCGGGCGCACCATCGTGTGCACCCTGCCCGAGCACAGCCCTGCCGCCAGTCACGCGCAATGGCTGGTCCTGCTGGCCGGCGGCCGCCTGCTGGCGCAAGGCAGCCCGGCACAACTACAACCGGCCGAAAACAGACACCAGCCACGCCATTCAGCGCCATTCGCCAGCCCGACCGCGACCTGGCCATCCCGCCTAGCCGCCTGA
- a CDS encoding NAD(P)H-dependent flavin oxidoreductase, whose protein sequence is MHTRFTETFGVQLPLLCPGMSYIATPELVAATSNAGGLGILATGPLTAEQTRSAIRRIRSLTDKPFGIGCTLMMPGARENAEVALQEQVPVINFSLGKGDWIVKRASSYGGKVIATVVTEKHAISAEKIGVDALLVTGHEAAAHGGEVTSLVLIPAIRKVSSLPIIAAGGFGTGQGLIAALALGADAIAMGSRLALTQESPVHHTTKDMIRQRSVGDTIYSRNFDGLWCRVMDTPTARKLTRKPLSLLTAGWRALGMARRMKLPIGKTVLGGMLTQPQNLRQLAQFGAATESIRLAIQDGDHQRGVQLIGQVQGLLDDIPTVSELFQRLLSEARATRDTLPN, encoded by the coding sequence ATGCACACCCGCTTCACCGAGACCTTTGGCGTCCAGCTACCCCTGCTCTGCCCCGGCATGAGCTATATCGCCACCCCGGAACTGGTCGCCGCCACCAGCAACGCCGGCGGCCTCGGCATTCTTGCTACCGGACCACTCACCGCGGAGCAGACGCGCAGCGCCATCCGCCGCATCCGCAGCTTGACCGACAAACCGTTCGGCATCGGCTGCACCCTGATGATGCCCGGCGCCAGGGAAAACGCCGAAGTGGCGCTGCAGGAGCAGGTGCCGGTGATCAACTTCTCGCTCGGCAAGGGCGACTGGATCGTCAAGCGAGCCAGCAGCTATGGCGGCAAGGTCATCGCCACCGTGGTGACCGAAAAGCACGCCATTTCCGCGGAGAAGATCGGCGTCGACGCCCTGCTGGTCACCGGCCACGAGGCGGCCGCCCACGGCGGTGAAGTCACCTCGCTGGTACTGATCCCGGCCATTCGCAAGGTCAGCTCGCTGCCGATCATCGCCGCCGGCGGCTTTGGCACCGGCCAGGGGCTGATTGCGGCACTGGCACTGGGCGCCGACGCCATCGCCATGGGCAGCCGCCTCGCCCTGACCCAGGAAAGCCCGGTACACCACACCACCAAGGACATGATTCGCCAGCGCAGCGTCGGCGACACCATCTACTCGCGCAATTTCGACGGACTGTGGTGCCGGGTGATGGATACCCCGACCGCGCGCAAGCTGACCCGCAAACCGCTGAGCCTGCTGACGGCCGGCTGGCGCGCGCTGGGCATGGCGCGCCGCATGAAGCTGCCAATCGGCAAGACGGTACTGGGTGGCATGCTGACGCAGCCGCAGAACCTGCGCCAGCTGGCGCAATTCGGCGCCGCCACCGAATCGATCCGGCTGGCGATCCAGGATGGCGACCATCAGCGCGGGGTACAGCTGATCGGCCAGGTACAGGGCCTGCTCGACGACATCCCCACCGTCAGCGAACTGTTCCAGCGCCTGCTGAGCGAAGCACGCGCCACCCGCGACACGCTGCCAAACTGA
- the rpsB gene encoding 30S ribosomal protein S2, whose translation MSNNVTMRQMLEAGVHFGHQTRFWNPKMAQYIFGSRNKIHIINLEKTLPLFVGAQDYVRRLTANKGNVLFVGTKRQAREIVREEASRAGAPFVDHRWLGGMLTNYKTVKQSIKRLEDKRAALELAGDSGFNKKELLDMQREVEKLERSLGGIKDMKGLPDAIFVIDTGYQKGAVVEAKKLGIPVIGVVDTNNSPEGIDYVIPGNDDSSRAIRLYARGIADAVLEGRAQSLQEIVAAEPAAAE comes from the coding sequence ATGTCCAACAATGTGACCATGCGTCAAATGCTTGAGGCCGGCGTTCACTTCGGCCACCAAACCCGTTTCTGGAACCCGAAAATGGCTCAGTACATTTTTGGCAGCCGTAACAAGATTCACATCATCAACCTGGAAAAGACTCTGCCACTGTTCGTTGGCGCCCAGGACTATGTGCGTCGTTTGACTGCTAACAAAGGTAACGTGCTGTTTGTAGGTACCAAGCGTCAGGCGCGTGAGATCGTCCGTGAAGAAGCGTCCCGTGCAGGCGCGCCATTCGTGGATCACCGCTGGTTGGGCGGTATGCTGACCAACTACAAGACCGTTAAGCAGTCCATCAAGCGCCTGGAAGACAAGCGCGCTGCCCTGGAACTGGCTGGCGATTCCGGCTTCAACAAGAAAGAGCTGCTGGACATGCAGCGCGAAGTTGAAAAACTGGAGCGTTCGCTGGGTGGTATCAAGGACATGAAGGGCCTGCCAGACGCAATCTTCGTAATCGACACCGGCTACCAGAAAGGTGCCGTTGTTGAAGCCAAGAAGCTGGGCATCCCGGTTATCGGTGTTGTTGATACCAACAACTCGCCAGAAGGCATCGACTACGTAATCCCAGGTAACGATGACTCCAGCCGTGCCATCCGTCTGTACGCTCGCGGCATCGCCGACGCCGTACTGGAAGGCCGCGCCCAGTCGCTGCAGGAAATCGTTGCTGCTGAACCAGCTGCTGCTGAATAA
- the tsf gene encoding translation elongation factor Ts yields the protein MAEITAKMVGDLRAATGLGMMECKKALVEAEGDLAKAEEILRIKSGNKASKMAGRVAAEGIIGSCIESGVGALVEVNCETDFVAKDPTFLALAAAAAKAVVVANPADVEALSAVEVDGVSVEEIRKAAIAKLGENMTIRRFVRYSTEGTIATYLHGAKIGVIVDLNGDEALGRDVAMHIAASKPICVSKDQVPAETLEQERKIYTAQAAESGKPADIVAKMVEGRVNKFLAEVTLVGQPFVKNPDVTVEKLLAEKSAKVNAFAMLVVGEGIEKAVVDYAAEVAAAAKL from the coding sequence ATGGCGGAAATTACCGCAAAAATGGTTGGCGACCTGCGTGCAGCAACTGGTCTGGGCATGATGGAGTGCAAGAAAGCACTGGTTGAAGCCGAGGGTGATCTGGCCAAGGCCGAAGAAATCCTGCGCATCAAGTCCGGCAACAAGGCTTCCAAGATGGCCGGTCGCGTTGCTGCCGAAGGCATCATCGGTTCCTGCATCGAAAGCGGTGTTGGCGCGCTGGTGGAAGTGAACTGCGAAACCGACTTCGTTGCCAAAGACCCGACTTTCCTGGCGCTGGCTGCTGCTGCTGCCAAGGCTGTGGTTGTGGCCAACCCTGCCGATGTCGAAGCACTGTCCGCGGTTGAAGTTGACGGCGTGTCGGTTGAAGAAATCCGCAAGGCAGCCATCGCCAAGCTGGGCGAGAACATGACCATCCGTCGTTTCGTTCGTTACAGCACCGAAGGCACCATCGCGACTTACCTGCACGGCGCCAAGATCGGTGTCATCGTCGACCTGAACGGCGACGAAGCACTGGGCCGTGACGTTGCCATGCACATCGCCGCTTCCAAGCCGATCTGTGTGTCGAAAGACCAGGTTCCGGCCGAAACGCTGGAACAAGAGCGCAAGATCTACACCGCGCAGGCCGCCGAATCCGGCAAGCCGGCCGACATCGTTGCCAAGATGGTTGAAGGCCGCGTGAACAAGTTCCTGGCCGAAGTGACCCTGGTTGGTCAGCCTTTCGTCAAGAACCCGGACGTGACTGTAGAAAAACTGCTGGCCGAGAAATCGGCTAAAGTGAATGCATTCGCGATGCTGGTTGTTGGCGAAGGCATCGAAAAAGCCGTGGTTGACTACGCTGCTGAAGTGGCCGCTGCTGCCAAGCTGTAA
- the pyrH gene encoding UMP kinase: MSQAPAYKRILLKLSGEALMGDDSYGINRATIEQIVGQIKEVVAMGIEVGIVIGGGNIFRGVAPAAAGMDRATADYMGMMATVMNALALKDAMTKVGLIARVQSALTMQQIAEPYVRGKAMQYLEEGKVVIFAAGTGNPFFTTDTAAALRGMEMNVDIMLKATKVDGVYTDDPKKNPDAVRYQTLTFDEAISRNLKVMDATAFALCRDQQLNIKVFSIFKDGALKRVVLGEDEGTLVHC, from the coding sequence ATGAGCCAAGCTCCTGCCTATAAACGAATCTTGCTGAAATTGTCCGGTGAGGCCCTGATGGGTGATGACAGTTACGGGATCAACCGTGCCACCATCGAACAAATTGTCGGCCAGATCAAAGAAGTGGTGGCGATGGGGATCGAGGTGGGTATCGTCATTGGTGGCGGTAATATCTTCCGTGGCGTGGCGCCTGCCGCCGCAGGCATGGACCGCGCCACCGCCGACTACATGGGTATGATGGCGACGGTGATGAATGCGCTAGCGCTGAAGGATGCGATGACCAAGGTTGGCCTCATCGCCCGCGTGCAGTCGGCACTGACCATGCAGCAGATCGCCGAGCCTTACGTGCGCGGCAAGGCGATGCAGTACCTGGAAGAGGGCAAGGTCGTCATCTTCGCCGCCGGTACCGGCAACCCGTTCTTCACCACCGATACCGCTGCCGCGCTGCGCGGCATGGAAATGAACGTGGACATCATGCTGAAGGCGACCAAGGTGGACGGCGTGTACACCGATGACCCGAAGAAAAACCCGGATGCGGTGCGTTACCAGACGCTGACTTTCGACGAGGCCATCTCGCGCAACCTCAAGGTGATGGACGCGACCGCGTTTGCACTGTGCCGCGACCAGCAGCTGAATATCAAAGTGTTCAGCATCTTCAAGGACGGCGCGCTCAAGCGCGTGGTGCTTGGCGAAGACGAAGGCACGCTGGTACACTGCTGA
- the frr gene encoding ribosome recycling factor yields MINDVKKSAEHKMQKTLETFKADLAKVRTGRAHTGLLDHVMVEYYGSDVPVNQVANVTLIDARTIGVQPWEKNMAGKIEKAIRDCDLGLNPASMGDLIRVPMPMLTEERRKDLIKVVRSEAEGARVSVRNVRRDSNNDFKNLLKDKAITEDEERRGQDEIQKLTDRYTAEIDKALATKEAELLAV; encoded by the coding sequence ATGATTAATGACGTGAAAAAATCGGCCGAGCACAAGATGCAAAAGACCCTCGAAACCTTCAAGGCAGACCTTGCCAAGGTGCGTACTGGTCGTGCCCATACCGGTCTGCTCGATCACGTCATGGTGGAGTACTATGGCAGTGACGTGCCGGTCAACCAGGTGGCCAACGTAACGCTGATCGACGCCCGTACCATCGGCGTACAGCCGTGGGAAAAGAACATGGCCGGCAAGATCGAAAAGGCCATCCGCGACTGTGATCTGGGCCTGAACCCGGCCAGCATGGGCGACCTGATCCGCGTGCCGATGCCGATGCTGACCGAAGAGCGCCGTAAGGATCTTATCAAGGTGGTGCGCAGCGAGGCCGAAGGCGCGCGCGTGTCGGTGCGCAATGTGCGTCGCGACTCCAACAACGACTTCAAGAACTTGCTCAAGGACAAGGCCATCACCGAGGACGAAGAGCGCCGCGGCCAGGACGAAATCCAGAAGCTGACCGACAGGTATACCGCCGAGATCGACAAGGCACTGGCGACCAAAGAAGCCGAACTGCTGGCCGTATAA
- the uppS gene encoding polyprenyl diphosphate synthase, with product MFASSTQDVPEVRPVPRHIAIIMDGNGRWAKKRFLPRVAGHKRGLEAVRDTIKACADLGVEYLTLFAFSTENWRRPPDEVSFLMGLFMTALEREVDKLHRNNIRLHVIGSRERFSAEIVERIERAEARTAGNAGLVLTIAADYGGRWDMMQAANRLLAQGATRLDEAALAANLSMAYAPEPDLFIRTGGEQRISNFLLWQLAYTELFFTDLLWPDFDAQALTSAVASFQSRERRFGRTSEQLPETQRRG from the coding sequence TTGTTCGCGAGTTCCACGCAGGATGTGCCCGAGGTACGACCCGTACCCCGGCATATCGCCATCATCATGGATGGCAACGGCCGCTGGGCCAAGAAACGCTTTCTGCCGCGCGTTGCCGGCCACAAGCGCGGACTGGAGGCGGTGCGCGACACCATCAAGGCCTGTGCCGACTTGGGCGTCGAATACCTGACCCTGTTCGCGTTCTCCACCGAAAACTGGCGCCGTCCGCCGGATGAGGTCAGCTTCCTGATGGGGCTGTTCATGACCGCGCTGGAGCGCGAGGTGGACAAGCTGCACCGCAACAACATCCGCCTGCACGTGATCGGTTCGCGCGAACGCTTCTCTGCCGAAATCGTCGAGCGTATCGAGCGGGCCGAGGCGCGCACCGCCGGCAATGCCGGTCTGGTGTTGACCATCGCCGCCGACTACGGCGGCCGCTGGGACATGATGCAGGCGGCCAACCGGCTGCTGGCGCAAGGCGCGACCCGGCTGGACGAGGCCGCCCTTGCGGCCAACCTGTCGATGGCCTACGCCCCGGAGCCGGACCTGTTCATCCGTACCGGCGGCGAGCAGCGCATCAGCAATTTTCTGCTGTGGCAGTTGGCCTACACCGAGTTGTTCTTCACCGATCTGCTGTGGCCGGACTTCGATGCACAGGCATTGACCTCGGCGGTGGCATCGTTCCAGTCTCGTGAGCGCCGTTTCGGCCGTACCAGCGAGCAACTGCCCGAAACCCAACGCCGAGGCTGA
- a CDS encoding phosphatidate cytidylyltransferase — protein MLKTRILTALVLLPLMLAALFLFNGVAWAGFSWLIIVLALWEFARMARLAGAVRYAYLAVSTVVAAGLWLQGFVAPAALMALSLLVWLLLAPCWLAKRWPLPTGWPAMLLGWLLLFPAWFAFLAWRPQATVADGLQLLAVMGLVWVADIAAYFAGKAFGKHKLAPTISPGKSWEGVAGAVVGVSLYSWLVTQWGWLNVPLSPLWLLPLAIGLTAVSVVGDLLESWFKRSAGIKDSSQLLPGHGGVYDRIDSLIAVLAVSHALRLLLV, from the coding sequence ATGCTCAAGACGCGTATTCTGACGGCGCTGGTACTGCTTCCGCTGATGCTGGCGGCGCTGTTTCTGTTCAACGGCGTGGCCTGGGCCGGTTTTTCCTGGCTGATCATTGTGCTGGCGCTGTGGGAGTTCGCTCGCATGGCCCGGCTTGCTGGTGCCGTGCGCTACGCTTATCTGGCGGTGTCGACTGTGGTTGCCGCCGGCCTGTGGCTGCAGGGCTTTGTCGCGCCGGCGGCGCTGATGGCGCTGTCGCTGCTGGTATGGCTGCTGCTGGCGCCGTGCTGGCTGGCCAAACGTTGGCCGCTGCCCACAGGCTGGCCGGCGATGCTGCTGGGTTGGCTGCTGTTGTTTCCGGCGTGGTTCGCCTTCCTGGCGTGGCGGCCGCAGGCGACTGTCGCCGATGGCCTGCAGCTGCTGGCGGTGATGGGGCTGGTGTGGGTGGCCGATATTGCCGCCTACTTTGCCGGCAAGGCCTTCGGCAAGCATAAACTGGCGCCGACGATCAGTCCCGGCAAGAGCTGGGAGGGGGTCGCCGGCGCGGTGGTCGGCGTGTCGCTGTACAGCTGGCTGGTGACACAATGGGGCTGGCTCAACGTGCCGCTGTCGCCGCTATGGCTGCTACCGCTGGCGATCGGCCTGACCGCGGTTAGTGTGGTCGGCGACCTGCTGGAATCCTGGTTCAAGCGCAGCGCCGGCATCAAGGACAGCAGCCAGCTGCTGCCGGGTCATGGCGGGGTGTACGACCGTATCGATAGCCTGATTGCCGTGCTGGCGGTGTCCCATGCGCTCCGTCTTTTGCTGGTCTGA
- the ispC gene encoding 1-deoxy-D-xylulose-5-phosphate reductoisomerase, with translation MNRSQGITVLGATGSIGVNTLDVVACHPGRYHVVALTAHHQVDKLFAQCLQFRPLLAVVADAEAASQLQQRLRDAACPTEVAYGEAALEMAATLPEADMVMAAIVGAAGLRPTLAAARLGKRILLANKESLVVAGELFMRTVRDSGAELLPVDSEHNALFQALPAAYDGNLDRNGIEQLILTASGGPFRQRDAASLRHVTPDDACNHPNWVMGRKISVDSATLMNKGLEVIEAHWLFNAPADRIDVVVHPQSVIHSMVRYKDGSVLAQLGSPDMRTPIAYAMSWPERIAAPVKVLDFLALSGLTFEAPDLQRFPCLRLAFDALRAGGAASAVLNAANEVAVEAFLQQRIAFLDIPVLVERALQTQDLSTCHELEALLQRDADTRRQVQAWVAA, from the coding sequence ATGAACCGTTCTCAAGGTATTACCGTACTCGGCGCCACCGGCAGCATCGGCGTCAACACCCTCGACGTGGTGGCTTGCCACCCCGGGCGTTATCACGTGGTGGCGCTGACCGCACATCACCAGGTCGACAAGCTGTTTGCGCAATGCCTGCAGTTCCGCCCCTTGCTGGCGGTGGTGGCCGATGCCGAGGCCGCCAGCCAGTTGCAGCAGCGGCTGCGCGACGCGGCGTGCCCGACCGAAGTGGCTTACGGCGAGGCGGCGCTGGAAATGGCGGCGACCCTGCCGGAGGCGGACATGGTGATGGCGGCCATCGTCGGTGCTGCCGGCCTGCGGCCAACGTTGGCCGCAGCGCGGCTGGGCAAGCGCATCCTGCTGGCGAACAAGGAGTCGCTGGTGGTCGCCGGCGAGCTGTTCATGCGCACCGTGCGTGACAGCGGCGCCGAACTGCTGCCGGTGGACAGCGAGCACAATGCGCTGTTCCAGGCGTTGCCGGCTGCCTATGACGGTAACCTCGACCGCAACGGCATCGAGCAGCTGATCCTGACCGCGTCCGGTGGCCCGTTCCGCCAGCGCGATGCCGCCAGCCTGCGCCACGTCACGCCCGACGACGCCTGCAATCATCCGAACTGGGTGATGGGGCGCAAGATTTCCGTCGACTCCGCCACCCTGATGAACAAGGGGTTGGAGGTGATCGAGGCGCACTGGCTGTTCAATGCCCCGGCCGACCGCATCGACGTGGTGGTGCACCCGCAAAGCGTGATCCACTCCATGGTGCGCTACAAGGACGGCTCGGTGCTGGCGCAGCTGGGTTCGCCCGACATGCGCACACCGATCGCCTATGCCATGAGCTGGCCGGAGCGTATCGCCGCACCGGTGAAGGTGCTGGACTTCCTGGCCCTGTCCGGGCTGACGTTCGAGGCGCCGGACCTGCAGCGCTTCCCCTGCCTGCGGCTGGCATTCGACGCCTTGCGCGCCGGCGGTGCCGCCTCGGCGGTGCTCAATGCCGCCAATGAAGTCGCCGTCGAGGCCTTCCTGCAGCAGCGCATTGCCTTCCTCGATATCCCCGTCCTGGTGGAGCGTGCACTGCAAACGCAAGACCTGTCTACCTGTCACGAACTGGAAGCCTTGCTGCAGCGCGACGCGGATACCCGTCGCCAGGTGCAGGCCTGGGTGGCCGCATAA